The window ATAAATATATCAAGTGTCATTCAATTAAGATGCTTTGTTTAAAACCCATAATTCtatcaataaaaatgattattttaaatagaaaatttgaagaatCATATAGTATAATCTTTAAGTCCTTAATTAAAGACTTATACATAACTATAGCATAATGTATAGCAACTATACATAACATATAACTAAAcggaagaaaggatggaaagacagaaaatcaaactTTTTTGGTGTCAGTGAGactttgaatgagtgaatatgattgaatgaatgaatgaatgaatgaatgaatgaatttttaaaagcctatgaGTTTGGTTTCTTGACAGTTTTTGGACCTATCATCTTGGAATCTCAGTAAAATCCTCAGACATGGAAATAACAGATAGGAATATGTATAGTGATGACAGACTATAACTATGAGATGAGCTATGTTAAATTATCATTAACgagaaaaataagataagatTTTTCTCAGGTTCATATCCTTGACTCAACCACcagtaaaaaagatttaaaagacagGAAAGTTCCTACCATACATTCTAGTTTTAACTAAGTACACAAATTACTACCTCTCAGTTATCTTATTGCATACATCTCAGTTTTTAATAACACCCCCATTCACAGTAGTTGTCCAATGCCTACCCATGTTCCCCTCCCCAACCCATCTCCAGGGTTCCAAAGGCTCCCTGTTTACCTCATACGCATCTTTGATGTTCAAAGGCTCACCAAGCGCTGCCACATGACCCACAATGCCTTTGTTCCATTCTAAGCGGATACAGTTATTGGAAGCTTCTTCCAGTGTTGAACCTTCTGCAACATCAAAGAGGCGGCTGATAAGAAACTTGTCGTTGGAGCTGTCCTCACAGACGAGGAACAGGGAATAGCGGTCAGCGGCAATGAGTCCATGGATGTGCAAGAAAATTTTGTGACATAAGGCTGTGACATCCAAATGACTAGAAATATCTTTCAC is drawn from Equus quagga isolate Etosha38 unplaced genomic scaffold, UCLA_HA_Equagga_1.0 196140_RagTag, whole genome shotgun sequence and contains these coding sequences:
- the LOC124233328 gene encoding cGMP-specific 3',5'-cyclic phosphodiesterase-like, with translation SEKKEQMPLTPPRFDNDEGDQCSRLLELVKDISSHLDVTALCHKIFLHIHGLIAADRYSLFLVCEDSSNDKFLISRLFDVAEGSTLEEASNNCIRLEWNKGIVGHVAALGEPLNIKDAYE